GGACCAAAAAGATGATTTCGTAATGACGCATGAATGCTCCTTACGGGTTGTAGCCTGCCGCTCAAAAACGGTCAGACAAGGAGTGAATGACACTTATGGACTTGTGGACGCTAGACACATAAGTGCCTGCCATCACAGCAAGGGGCGCAATTGTAGAGAAGGGTCGAGGACGGCGCAAGGCAATTGGTGATTATTTGAACAATGGCCGATCCTTGCCCTTGCACAAAGCATTGTGGGAGCGAGCTTGCTCGCGATAGCGGCGTACCAGTCAACATGTCTGGCACTGATACTCCGTCATCGCGAGCAAGCTCGCTCCCACAGGGACTTGCTTGGGCCTTACTTTTTCGCAACCGCCTTGACGCTGCGCTGGCGCAGCGCTTCGAACAGGCACACGCCGGTCGCGACCGACACGTTGAGGCTGCTGACGCTGCCGGCCATCGGCAGCTTGACCAGGTAATCGCAGTGCTCGCGGGTCAGGCGGCGCATGCCCTTGCCTTCGGCCCCCATGATCAGGATGGTTGGGCCGGTCAAGTCCTGGTCATAGATGCTGACTTCGGCCTCCCCCGCCGTGCCAACTACCCACAGGCCGCGCTGCTGGAGCTTTTCCAGGGTGCGCGCCAGGTTGGTCACCGCCACCAACGGAATCACTTCCGCCGCGCCGCAGGCCACCTTACGCACTACCGGCGTCAAGGTTGCCGACTTGTCTTTAGGCACGATGACCGCCAACGCACCGGCCGCATCCGCCGAACGCAGGCACGCGCCAAGGTTATGCGGGTCAGTCACGCCGTCCAGCACCAGCAACAGGGGGGCGCCTTCGGTGCGATCGAGCAGTTCGTCGAGCATCGCCTCACCCCAGACCTGGCTCGGGCTTACGTCCGCAACCACACCCTGGTGAACGCCTTCGACCCACACGTCCATTTCACGACGCTCGGCCTGACCGATGGCAACCTTGTTTTGGGTGGCCAGTTCGACCAGCGCTTGCACACGCGGCTCGCTGCGACCTTCCGCCAACCACACTTGCTTGACACGTTTAGGGTGGTGACGCAGCAGTGCTTCTACGGCGTGCACGCCGTAGATTTTTTCCAGACTCATGACTTGGCCTTAGGTTTGCGCGACCCACCGCTTTTCGCTGGGGCCGAACCCGCTTTTGGCGGGCCTTTACGGTGTTTACTTGGCTTGCTCGACGGCTTTTCCGCCCCGTGGGACTTTCCCCCAGACGCCGCTTTACCACCGCTTTTGGCGTCGTTGATCAACTGCTGCTTCAACTCGCGGCTCTTGCGCAGTTCAGCATTTTTCGCCGCAGCGTCGCTGGGACGGTAGGCTTCGGGAGCCTTGTCCTTGGCAGACGAACGGCGACCGGCCTTGGCCGGCTCAGGCTCTGCGGTTTTTGCAGGAGCACCTTTACCCTTGGTCGCAGGCGCTGCGGTCCCGCTGCCACGCTTTTTACGGCCAGTCGGTGCTTCGGCGGGCTTGTCAGACATTCCGAAGTCGATCTTGCGTTCATCGAGGTCGACGCGCATGACCTGCACTTCCACGGTGTCGCCCAGACGGAAGCTGCGACCGGTGCGCTCGCCCGCCAGGCGGTGGTGCACAGGGTCAAAGTGGTAATAATCACCCGGCAAGGCGGTGACGTGCACCAAGCCCTCGACGTAGATGTCGGTCAGCTCGACAAACAAACCAAAGCCGGTCACAGCAGTGATCACGCCCGGGAACGATTCGCCCACGCGGTCTTTCATGAACTCGCACTTGAGCCAGTTCACCACGTCGCGGGTGGCTTCGTCGGCGCGGCGCTCGCTCATGGAGCACTGCTCGCCCAACTGCTCCAGGGCCGCTTCGTCGTACGGATAGATCCGTGCCTTCGGAATGGTCATGGCACCGGCACGCTTGACGTGCGGGGTGTTCTGCTTGGAATGGATCACGCTGCGGATCGCGCGGTGCGTGAGCAGGTCCGGGTAACGGCGAATCGGCGAGGTGAAGTGGGTGTACGCCTCGTAATTCAGACCAAAGTGGCCCTGGTTGTCGGCGCTGTACACCGCCTGGCTCAGGGAGCGCAGCATCACGGTCTGGATCACATGGTAATCCGGACGATCCTTGATGCTGGCCAGCAGTGCCTGGTAGTCCTTCGGCGTCGGGCCTTCCTTGCCTTTGTGCAGGGACAGGCCGAGCTCGCCGAGGAAGGCGCGCAGTTTTTCCAGACGCTCCGGCGGCGGGCCGTCGTGCACGCGGTACAACGCAGGAATCTCGTGCTTCTTGAGGAATTGCGCGGTGGCCACGTTGGCCGCCAGCATGCACTCTTCGATCAGCTTGTGCGCATCGTTACGGGTCGTCGGGGTGATTGCGGCGATCTTGCGCTCGGAACCGAAGACAATCCGGGTTTCCTGGGTCTCAAAATCGATCGCGCCACGCACGTGACGGGCACCCAGCAACACCTTGTACAGCGAGTACAGCTGCTTGAGGTGCGGCACCACGCCAGCGTATTCGGTACGCAGGGCCTTGGCTTCACTGGTCTTCGGCGCTTCCAGGATGGTGCTGACCTTGTTGTAGGTCAGGCGCGCCTGGGAGTGGATCACCGCTTCGTAGAACTGGTAGTCGGTCATTTCGCCGGTTTTGGAGATGGTCATCTCGCACACCATGGCCAAACGGTCGACTTTCGGATTCAGCGAGCACAGCCCGTTGGACAGCTGCTCAGGCAGCATCGGGATCACGCGCTCAGGGAAATACACGGAGTTGCCGCGCACCTGGGCTTCGTTATCCAGGGCCGAACCGATCTTCACGTAGCTGGACACGTCGGCAATCGCGACGAACAACTTCCAGCCGCCGGAGAACAGGCGCAGCTTGCCTGGCTTGGCTTCGCAGTAGACCGCATCGTCGAAGTCGCGGGCGTCTTCGCCGTCGATGGTGACGAACGGCAGATGGCGCAGGTCGATGCGTTTTTCTTTATCTTTCTCTTCAACTTCCGGCTTGAGCTTGGCGGCTTCCTTGAGCACAGCCTCGGGCCAGACGTGAGGAATGTCGTAGGTGCGCAGCGCAACGTCGATCTCCATGCCCGGCGCCATGTAGTTGCCGACCACTTCAACGATATCGCCCTGTGGCTGGAAGCGCGCAGTTGGCCAGTGGGTGATTTTCACCTCGACGAACTGACCCACCTTGGCGGCGCCATTACGGCCCGGGGTAATCAGCACTTCCTGCTGAACCTTCGGGTTATCCGGCACAACAAAACCGATACCACCTTCTTCGAAGTAACGGCCAACGATGGATTCGTGGGCACGGGACACCACTTCCACGATCACGCCTTCCCGGCGACCACGACGGTCCAGGCCGGACACGCGGGCCAGGGCCCGGTCACCGTCGAACACCAGGCGCATTTGCGCCGGGCTCATGAACAGGTCGTCGCTGCCGTCGTCCGGGATCAGGAAACCGAAGCCGTCACGGTGACCGGCGATGCGGCCCAGGATCAGGTCGAGCTTGTCCACCGGCGCATAGGTGCCGCGCCGGGTGTAGATCAGTTGAGCGTCGCGCTCCATGGCGCGCAGACGGCGGCGCAGGGCTTCGAGCTGGTCCTCGGTGGTCAGACCGAACTCTTCGACCAACTGCTCGCGGCTAGCAGGCGAACCCCGATCGGCGAGATGCGCCAGGATCAGTTCGCGGCTAGGAATAGGGTTTTCATATTTTTCCGCTTCACGAGCGGCCTCGGGATCGAGGGACTGCCAATCGGCCATTAGAGAGTTTTCACCTTGTCTATATGCGGGTTAGTTTGGCATAGGCTTAATGAAACGGGAAATTTCAAGCATCCGATCGCTTTTCTAACGTCATTTGGCCTGCCTTTGAAGCCCGGAAAAGCACCACTCGTGAAATTTAGCGGTTTTTTTCTCGGCAGGGGTTTACAGTTAAAAAGACGCTCCGTATAGTGCGCGCCATCGACGACGTACACACGACGCCGATATTGCCCAGATGGTGAAATTGGTAGACACGCCAGCTTCAGGTGCTGGTGACCGCAAGGTCGTGGAAGTTCGAGTCTTCTTCTGGGCACCAATTTCGAGCAACAGGTCAATGGCCTGCTGGCTCAACAAAAACCCGCGAAAGCGGGTTTTTGCATTTTCGCCCCCTGGAATTGCGCTGGGCAATTACTAAAACAAAAACAGGGGTTTACAGATCAAAACGCGCTCCGTATAGTGCGCCACATCAACAGCGGCAACGCTGAAGATGCTGCCCAGATGGTGAAATTGGTAGACACGCCAGCTTCAGGTGCTGGTGACCGCAAGGTCGTGGAAGTTCGAGTCTTCTTCTGGGCACCAATTCAAGTTTCAAGGTTGCGACCTTGAACATCACAGAAACCCGCGAAAGCGGGTTTTTGCGTTTCCGGGGCCCGGAAACGGACGCGAAAATAGCTGAGCCACCGAAATCGCTATCGCGAGCAAGCTCGCTCCCACAGGGATTCATGCCAGACACAAAATCTGCACCCACTGAAAACCAACTGTGGGAGCGAGCCTGCTCGCGATGAGGCCAGCCCAGCCGCCCGATCAAGCCCTTCCACAGGGATTCATGTCGGACACAAAATCTGCATCCACTGAAAATCAACTGCGGGAGCGAGCCTGCTCGCGATGAGGCCAGCCCAGCCGCCCGATCAAGCCCTCCCACAGGGATTCATGTCGGACACAAAATCTGCATCCACTGAATATCAACTGTGGGAGCGAGCCTGCTCGCGATGAGGCCAGCCCAGCCGCCCGATCAAGCCCTCCCACAGGAATGTCGGACACAAAATCTGCATCCATTGAAAATCAACTGTGGGAGCGAGCTTGCTCGCGATGAGGCCAGCCCAGCCGCCCGATCAAGCCCTCCCACAGGAATGTCGGACACAAAATCTGCATCCATTGAAAATCAACTGTGGGAGCGAGCTTGCTCGCGATGAGGCCAGCCCAGCCGCCCGATCAAGCCCTCCCACAGGGATTCATGCCGGACACAAAATCTGCATCCATTGAAAATCAACTGTGGGAGCGAGCTTGCTCGCGATGAGGCCAGCCCAGCCGCCCGATCAAGCCCTCCCACAGGGATTCATGCCGGACACAAAATCTGCATCCATTGAAAATCAACTGTGGGAGCGAGCTTGCTCGCGATGAGGCCAGCCCAGCCGCCCGATCAAGCCCTGAACTGCCCCAGGCTCGCCTTCAACTGCGCCGCCAAACTATCCAACACCTTGCCACTGGCGGTGGTCTCGACCACGGCCTGGGCCGCCTTCTCGGCCTGGGCATGGATGGTTTCCACCCGTCCGCGCACCGCTTGCGCGCCCTGAGCCTGATGAGCCGCGGCCTGAGTCGCCAGGCCGATAGCTGCATGCACCTGCTCTACGGACGCCTGCACCGACTGCTGCAATCGCGCGCTGTCTCGCAGCACCAACAAGCCCTCACTGGCCTGGCGCCCGGCCTGGCCGATAGCGGCCACCGCCTCGCGAGCCCCCTGCTGCAAGGCCACGATATGCGCCTGAATATCGCCCGTTGAGCTTTGGGTCTTACTCGCCAAGGCCCGCACCTCATCCGCCACCACCGCAAACCCGCGCCCGGTTTCCCCGGCACGCGCCGCCTCGATGGCCGCGTTCAAGGCCAGCAAGTTAGTCTGCTCGGCGATGCCGTGAATCACGGTCAACACCACTTCAATCTGTTCGCTCTGCTGCGCCAGGCGCTCGATCACTTTCGCTCCAGTGTCGACCTGACCGGCCAGGGCCTCGATCAAGCCACTGACCTTGGCCGAAGTGCGCGTGTTTTCATC
The sequence above is drawn from the Pseudomonas sp. St316 genome and encodes:
- the rlmB gene encoding 23S rRNA (guanosine(2251)-2'-O)-methyltransferase RlmB, coding for MSLEKIYGVHAVEALLRHHPKRVKQVWLAEGRSEPRVQALVELATQNKVAIGQAERREMDVWVEGVHQGVVADVSPSQVWGEAMLDELLDRTEGAPLLLVLDGVTDPHNLGACLRSADAAGALAVIVPKDKSATLTPVVRKVACGAAEVIPLVAVTNLARTLEKLQQRGLWVVGTAGEAEVSIYDQDLTGPTILIMGAEGKGMRRLTREHCDYLVKLPMAGSVSSLNVSVATGVCLFEALRQRSVKAVAKK
- the rnr gene encoding ribonuclease R; amino-acid sequence: MADWQSLDPEAAREAEKYENPIPSRELILAHLADRGSPASREQLVEEFGLTTEDQLEALRRRLRAMERDAQLIYTRRGTYAPVDKLDLILGRIAGHRDGFGFLIPDDGSDDLFMSPAQMRLVFDGDRALARVSGLDRRGRREGVIVEVVSRAHESIVGRYFEEGGIGFVVPDNPKVQQEVLITPGRNGAAKVGQFVEVKITHWPTARFQPQGDIVEVVGNYMAPGMEIDVALRTYDIPHVWPEAVLKEAAKLKPEVEEKDKEKRIDLRHLPFVTIDGEDARDFDDAVYCEAKPGKLRLFSGGWKLFVAIADVSSYVKIGSALDNEAQVRGNSVYFPERVIPMLPEQLSNGLCSLNPKVDRLAMVCEMTISKTGEMTDYQFYEAVIHSQARLTYNKVSTILEAPKTSEAKALRTEYAGVVPHLKQLYSLYKVLLGARHVRGAIDFETQETRIVFGSERKIAAITPTTRNDAHKLIEECMLAANVATAQFLKKHEIPALYRVHDGPPPERLEKLRAFLGELGLSLHKGKEGPTPKDYQALLASIKDRPDYHVIQTVMLRSLSQAVYSADNQGHFGLNYEAYTHFTSPIRRYPDLLTHRAIRSVIHSKQNTPHVKRAGAMTIPKARIYPYDEAALEQLGEQCSMSERRADEATRDVVNWLKCEFMKDRVGESFPGVITAVTGFGLFVELTDIYVEGLVHVTALPGDYYHFDPVHHRLAGERTGRSFRLGDTVEVQVMRVDLDERKIDFGMSDKPAEAPTGRKKRGSGTAAPATKGKGAPAKTAEPEPAKAGRRSSAKDKAPEAYRPSDAAAKNAELRKSRELKQQLINDAKSGGKAASGGKSHGAEKPSSKPSKHRKGPPKAGSAPAKSGGSRKPKAKS